One genomic window of Indioceanicola profundi includes the following:
- a CDS encoding copper chaperone PCu(A)C, producing MIRRFAAVALVSAGILAPIAAWAADRPAVEQAWARPTTSMAKAGGAFLVIRDVSGEGDRLVSASSPVAEKTELHTHSMENGVARMRPVGEPLELPAGGVLEMLPGGNHVMFIGLNERLAPGATVPLTLSFERAGEVEVEVRVLKAGEKPPASAESSGGGQNGAHDHGAHHDAGAGHHD from the coding sequence ATGATCCGCCGTTTCGCAGCCGTCGCGCTCGTCTCCGCCGGCATTCTCGCGCCGATCGCCGCGTGGGCCGCCGACCGGCCCGCCGTCGAGCAGGCCTGGGCGCGGCCGACCACCAGCATGGCGAAAGCCGGCGGCGCATTCCTGGTGATCCGCGACGTGAGCGGAGAAGGGGACCGGCTGGTCTCGGCCAGTTCCCCCGTGGCGGAGAAGACGGAGCTGCACACCCATTCCATGGAGAACGGGGTTGCCCGGATGCGCCCGGTGGGAGAGCCGTTGGAACTGCCTGCTGGCGGCGTGCTGGAGATGCTTCCCGGCGGCAATCACGTCATGTTCATCGGCCTGAATGAGCGATTGGCGCCCGGCGCTACGGTTCCCCTGACGCTCAGCTTCGAGCGGGCCGGCGAAGTCGAGGTGGAAGTGCGTGTGCTCAAGGCCGGCGAGAAGCCGCCCGCTTCTGCGGAATCGAGCGGCGGTGGCCAGAACGGCGCGCATGACCATGGGGCGCACCACGATGCAGGGGCCGGTCACCACGACTGA
- a CDS encoding F0F1 ATP synthase subunit B family protein — protein sequence MRIDSLKRWGLCAGIALLGGALLVDPAFAQGAAEAIGEAASGQGPDDHHSGGLPQLNPANYASQIFWTLATFGLLLWLMSKVALPRVGEVLQARQEKIANDLDKAAALKAEAEQVMQAYEKAEAEARANAQRIMAETVAAADADAAQRFRELDAELTQRSRAAEENIRVAKENAIQSLRNVSVEAAQSAVERLVGLSLSADTVTTAVDDVLKERA from the coding sequence ATGCGTATCGACAGCCTGAAGCGCTGGGGCCTGTGCGCCGGCATCGCCCTGCTGGGCGGCGCGTTGCTGGTCGACCCCGCCTTTGCCCAAGGGGCCGCCGAGGCCATTGGCGAGGCTGCGTCGGGGCAGGGGCCGGACGACCACCACAGCGGCGGTCTTCCACAGTTGAACCCGGCCAACTATGCGTCACAGATATTCTGGACGCTGGCGACCTTCGGTCTCCTTCTCTGGCTGATGTCCAAAGTCGCCCTGCCGCGCGTCGGCGAGGTGCTGCAGGCCCGCCAGGAAAAGATTGCCAACGACCTGGACAAAGCGGCGGCCCTCAAGGCCGAGGCCGAGCAGGTCATGCAGGCTTACGAAAAGGCTGAAGCGGAGGCCCGCGCCAACGCACAGCGCATCATGGCCGAAACAGTTGCCGCTGCGGATGCCGACGCTGCACAGCGTTTTCGTGAGCTCGACGCGGAGTTGACGCAGCGCAGCCGCGCGGCGGAAGAGAATATCCGTGTCGCAAAGGAAAATGCGATCCAGTCTCTGCGCAACGTCTCCGTCGAGGCGGCGCAGTCCGCGGTGGAGCGTTTGGTTGGCCTGAGCCTGTCGGCCGACACGGTCACGACCGCCGTGGACGACGTGCTGAAGGAGCGTGCGTGA
- a CDS encoding F0F1 ATP synthase subunit B family protein: MLENPYFWVALAFLIFVAIVAKMAGKTIVEALDTRADRIRQELEQAQQLREDAQAALAQYQRKQRDALKDAEEILTHAREEAQRIRQQAAVDLEASLKRREAQAMDKIAQAESQAVQQVRELAVDVAIAATERLLVQNMDRTRNDQLVDAAIKNLPANLH, translated from the coding sequence ATGTTGGAGAATCCGTATTTCTGGGTTGCGCTGGCCTTCCTGATCTTTGTCGCCATCGTCGCAAAGATGGCGGGCAAGACGATTGTCGAGGCTCTCGACACCCGTGCCGACCGTATCCGCCAGGAGTTGGAGCAGGCGCAGCAGCTGCGTGAGGATGCGCAGGCCGCCCTGGCCCAGTATCAGCGCAAGCAGCGCGACGCGCTGAAGGACGCCGAGGAGATACTGACGCATGCGCGGGAAGAGGCGCAGCGCATCCGCCAGCAGGCAGCAGTCGATCTGGAGGCATCGCTGAAGCGCCGTGAGGCACAGGCGATGGATAAGATCGCCCAGGCAGAGTCTCAGGCCGTGCAGCAGGTCCGGGAGTTGGCTGTGGATGTGGCGATCGCCGCGACTGAGCGGCTGCTGGTCCAGAATATGGACCGCACCCGCAACGACCAGCTCGTCGACGCGGCCATCAAGAACCTGCCGGCCAATCTGCACTGA
- a CDS encoding F0F1 ATP synthase subunit A gives MAGPLEQFEIVRLIPLPVGGLDLSFTNSALHMVLAVVLAAVLLVVGMRGRAMVPGRLQSMAEILYELVAGMVKENAGEKARPYFPFIFSLFVFVLFGNLLGLIPTAFTFTSHIIVTFSLAMVVFLFVTVLGIARHGLHFFHLFLPEGTPLWLAPLVVPIEVISYFVRPISLSVRLFANMLAGHTMLKVFAGFSVSLAGMGAIGAIGGLVPVALNVALFALEFLVAGIQAYVFALLSCVYLRDSLELH, from the coding sequence GTGGCTGGTCCGCTGGAGCAATTCGAGATCGTCAGACTGATCCCGCTGCCGGTCGGTGGGCTTGACCTCTCTTTCACCAACTCGGCGCTGCACATGGTTCTGGCCGTGGTGCTGGCCGCCGTTCTGCTGGTAGTCGGCATGCGTGGACGCGCCATGGTGCCGGGTCGCCTGCAGTCGATGGCGGAAATTCTGTACGAACTTGTCGCCGGAATGGTGAAAGAGAATGCGGGAGAGAAGGCTCGCCCGTACTTTCCCTTCATCTTCTCCCTGTTCGTCTTCGTCCTGTTCGGCAACCTGCTGGGCCTGATCCCCACGGCCTTTACCTTCACCAGCCACATCATCGTCACCTTCTCGCTGGCGATGGTCGTGTTCCTGTTCGTGACGGTTCTGGGCATTGCCCGGCATGGCCTGCACTTCTTCCATCTGTTCCTACCGGAGGGCACGCCGCTTTGGCTGGCGCCGCTGGTGGTGCCGATTGAGGTCATCTCCTACTTCGTCCGCCCGATCAGCCTGTCTGTCCGTCTGTTCGCCAACATGCTGGCAGGCCACACCATGCTGAAGGTGTTCGCCGGCTTCTCGGTGAGCTTGGCCGGAATGGGCGCCATCGGTGCGATCGGCGGGCTTGTGCCTGTTGCCCTGAACGTGGCGCTGTTCGCCCTCGAGTTTCTTGTGGCCGGTATTCAGGCCTATGTTTTCGCGCTGCTGAGCTGCGTGTACCTACGCGACTCGCTGGAACTGCACTGA
- a CDS encoding SCO family protein has translation MNGGRLLRIVLILVLGLGIAGLIAWWTIQQDQANRTAQGGGGITAVAVPEGVSIGGPFALTDHTGAAVTDADYQGKFRLIFFGFTFCPDICPTELQVMAQALDVLGPAAEDVKPLFVTIDPERDTPAQLAEYVSLFDDRITGLTGTPEQIADIARKYRVYYAKAPGDAETYLMDHSTYTYLMGPDGQFLTVFPRGTDAETMAKSIRQFMQGQS, from the coding sequence ATGAATGGTGGCCGCCTTCTGCGCATCGTCCTCATCCTGGTGCTGGGGCTCGGCATTGCCGGGCTGATCGCCTGGTGGACCATCCAACAGGATCAGGCGAATCGCACGGCGCAGGGCGGGGGCGGGATCACTGCCGTGGCGGTGCCGGAGGGCGTCAGCATCGGCGGACCCTTCGCGCTGACCGACCATACCGGGGCCGCTGTCACGGATGCCGATTACCAAGGCAAGTTCCGCCTGATCTTCTTCGGCTTCACCTTCTGTCCTGATATCTGCCCGACCGAGCTTCAGGTCATGGCGCAGGCGCTGGATGTACTCGGCCCAGCCGCGGAGGACGTGAAGCCCCTGTTCGTCACCATCGATCCAGAGCGGGACACGCCGGCGCAACTCGCCGAGTATGTGTCGTTGTTCGATGACCGGATCACCGGACTGACCGGCACGCCGGAGCAGATTGCCGATATCGCGCGCAAGTACCGGGTCTATTACGCCAAGGCTCCCGGCGACGCGGAGACATACCTCATGGACCACTCCACCTATACCTACCTCATGGGACCGGACGGCCAGTTCCTGACCGTCTTCCCGCGGGGAACGGATGCCGAGACCATGGCGAAGAGCATTCGCCAGTTCATGCAGGGGCAAAGCTGA
- a CDS encoding ATP synthase subunit C family protein, translated as MEIAEAAKFIGAGIAMLALWGVGMGLGNLFSGLYQAAARNPAAIPAYRTFIFIGFALTEAVGLFALVIAFLILFS; from the coding sequence ATGGAAATCGCTGAAGCCGCAAAGTTCATCGGCGCCGGTATCGCCATGCTGGCCCTGTGGGGCGTCGGCATGGGCCTGGGCAACCTGTTCTCCGGCCTGTATCAGGCTGCGGCCCGCAACCCGGCCGCCATCCCGGCCTACCGTACCTTCATCTTCATCGGCTTCGCCCTGACCGAGGCGGTCGGCCTGTTCGCCCTCGTCATCGCCTTCCTGATCCTGTTCAGCTAA
- a CDS encoding L-lactate dehydrogenase, translating into MRIGIVGAGFVGSAAAYAMVMRGVGSDLVIVDKNAALADAQARDILHATPFSHPMPVRAGEYSDLNRAGIVVLAAGVNQKPGESRLDLLCRNAEIFADIIPEVLKAAPDAIFLVATNPVDVITQICTVIAARHGVPSCRVIGSGTILDTARFRALLAQHLGVSPKSVHAHVLGEHGDSEVLHWSQARAGGLPVVEAANQLNRPMCAAYRDVIEDEVRCAAARIIKGKGATWYGIGAGLARLAECIVNNERALMTCSMVTPEVVGVQDVALSLPRMIGSGGVVDTLMPDLDVGETACLQRSAEILRHAFNGVRL; encoded by the coding sequence ATGCGGATCGGCATCGTCGGGGCCGGGTTCGTCGGAAGTGCGGCGGCCTATGCCATGGTCATGCGCGGCGTGGGCAGTGACCTCGTCATCGTGGACAAGAACGCCGCCCTGGCGGATGCGCAGGCCCGCGACATCCTGCATGCCACGCCCTTTTCCCATCCCATGCCGGTGCGGGCGGGCGAATATTCCGACCTGAACCGCGCCGGCATCGTCGTGCTGGCGGCCGGGGTCAATCAGAAGCCGGGGGAAAGCCGGCTGGACCTGCTGTGCCGGAACGCGGAAATCTTCGCCGACATCATCCCGGAGGTGCTGAAGGCCGCACCGGATGCCATCTTCCTGGTCGCCACCAACCCGGTGGATGTGATCACCCAGATCTGCACGGTCATCGCCGCACGCCACGGCGTGCCCTCCTGCCGGGTCATCGGGTCCGGCACCATCCTGGACACCGCGCGGTTCCGTGCCCTGCTGGCCCAGCATCTGGGGGTGAGCCCCAAGTCGGTGCACGCCCATGTGCTTGGCGAGCATGGCGATTCGGAGGTGCTGCACTGGTCGCAGGCCAGAGCTGGCGGACTGCCGGTCGTGGAAGCGGCCAATCAGTTGAACCGCCCGATGTGCGCGGCTTACCGCGATGTCATCGAGGACGAGGTCCGTTGCGCCGCCGCGCGGATCATCAAGGGCAAGGGCGCCACCTGGTACGGCATCGGCGCCGGTCTGGCGCGGCTCGCCGAGTGTATCGTGAACAATGAGCGGGCCTTGATGACCTGCTCAATGGTCACGCCCGAGGTGGTGGGCGTGCAGGATGTGGCTCTGTCCCTGCCCCGCATGATCGGAAGCGGCGGCGTAGTGGACACGCTGATGCCGGACCTGGACGTGGGCGAGACCGCCTGCCTTCAGCGCAGTGCCGAAATCCTGCGCCACGCCTTCAACGGGGTGCGGCTGTAA
- a CDS encoding AtpZ/AtpI family protein, translating to MALGMRIAVELVAGVVLGLLLGLGLDRWLGTAPWGLIVMVLVGAVAGFMNVYRVASGQGYAAGFKESRNPRDHVE from the coding sequence ATGGCACTGGGGATGCGCATCGCTGTCGAGCTGGTGGCAGGGGTTGTCCTCGGCCTCTTGCTGGGCCTCGGTCTGGATCGCTGGCTGGGCACTGCGCCTTGGGGCCTGATCGTGATGGTCCTGGTCGGCGCGGTTGCGGGGTTCATGAACGTGTACCGTGTGGCCTCGGGCCAAGGGTATGCGGCAGGCTTCAAAGAGTCCCGGAATCCTCGGGACCATGTGGAATGA